The following proteins are encoded in a genomic region of Vespa velutina chromosome 23, iVesVel2.1, whole genome shotgun sequence:
- the LOC124956796 gene encoding plasma membrane calcium-transporting ATPase 2 isoform X4, translating into MATIDGRPAQYGITLKQLRELMEHRGREGVNKLNSHGGVQEICKKLYTSPSEGLSGSTADIQHRRDTFGSNMIPPKPPKTFLQLVWEALQDVTLIILEIAALVSLGLSFYQPADEEESVSSIEEDEGKYGWIEGLAILISVIVVVLVTAFNDYSKERQFRGLQSRIEGEHKFSVIRQGEVKQISVSDIVVGDICQIKYGDLLPADGILIQSNDLKVDESSLTGESDHVKKGELFDPMVLSGTHVMEGSGKMLVTAVGVNSQAGIIFTLLGAAVDQQEQEIKKMKKEAKKQRKKKSLPGDEGAEITGNSHAVGTGGTGGKHEGGENHHGGGGQGGGGESTKKEKSVLQAKLTKLAIQIGYAGSTIAVLTVIILIIQFCVSTFVIDGKPWKNTYAGDLVRHLIIGVTVLVVAVPEGLPLAVTLSLAYSVKKMMKDNNLVRHLDACETMGNATAICSDKTGTLTTNRMTVVESYICEKMSKTVPSFSDIPSHVGNLLIQSISINSAYTSRIMPSQDPSELPMQVGNKTECALLGFVVALGEKYQTVRDDHPEETFTRVYTFNSVRKSMSTVIPREGGGYRLFTKGASEIIMKKCAFIYGRDGHLEKFTREMQERLVKNVIEPMACNGLRTISIAYRDFVPGKAEINQVHSDNEPNWEDEENIVNNLTCLGIVGIEDPVRPEVPDAIRKCQKAGITVRMVTGDNINTARSIALKCGIIKPNEDFLILEGKEFNRRIRDSNGEVQQHLLDKVWPKLRVLARSSPTDKYTLVKGIIDSKATTSREVVAVTGDGTNDGPALKKADVGFAMGIAGTDVAKEASDIILTDDNFSSIVKAVMWGRNVYDSIAKFLQFQLTVNVVAVIVAFIGACAVQDSPLKAVQMLWVNLIMDTLASLALATELPTSDLLLRKPYGRTKPLISRTMMKNILGQAVYQLTVIFMLLFVGDKMLDIETGRGVAAKGGGPTQHFTVIFNTFVMMTLFNEFNARKIHGQRNVFQGIFTNPIFYSIWIGTCLSQVVIIQYGKMAFSTKALTLEQWMWCLFFGIGTLLWGQVVTTIPTRKIPKILSWGRGQPDDIGAINLGDEKFDPDSDKKPRAGQILWIRGLTRLQTQVIGGELQERLIPVPYSKSSTDQAPLIIRRTKHRDKKNSFQLRENQRWYCYLQNIYTHKTCAHF; encoded by the exons ATGGCGACGATAGATGGACGACCAGCCCAATATGGCATTACTCTTAAGCAACTTCGTGAGCTCATGGAGCACAGAGGTCGTGAAGGTGTCAATAAGCTCAATAGCCATGGTGGCGTGCAAGAGATAtgtaaaaagttatatacTTCACCCAGCGAAG gTCTCAGTGGGTCGACAGCAGACATTCAACATAGGAGAGATACATTTGGCTCCAACATGATTCCTCCAAAGCCACctaaaacatttttacaattagTATGGGAAGCTTTACAAGATGTTACTTTGATCATCTTGGAAATAGCAGCTTTGGTTTCGTTAGGTCTTAGTTTTTACCAACCAGCTGACGAAGAAGAGAGTG ttTCATCGATAGAAGAGGATGAAGGAAAATATGGTTGGATTGAAGGACTTGCTATATTGATTTCTGTCATTGTGGTGGTGTTAGTGACGGCATTCAATGACTATTCCAAAGAAAGACAGTTTAGGGGTCTTCAAAGTCGAATCGAAGGAGAACATAAATTCTCTGTTATAAGACAAGGAGAAGTCAAACAGATTTCAGTATCTGATATCGTTGTAGGTGACATATGTCAG ATAAAATATGGAGACCTGCTACCTGCAGATGGTATACTTATACAAAGCAACGATCTTAAAGTGGATGAATCCAGTTTAACTGGTGAATCGGATCATGTAAAGAAAGGAGAATTGTTCGATCCTATGGTACTTTCAg gcACTCACGTGATGGAGGGATCTGGAAAAATGTTGGTAACAGCGGTAGGTGTCAACTCCCAGGCTGGTATAATCTTCACCTTGTTGGGTGCTGCCGTTGATCAGCAAgaacaagaaataaagaaaatgaaaaaag AGGCTAAAAAGCAGCGGAAGAAGAAGTCATTACCAG GGGACGAAGGAGCAGAAATCACTGGGAACAGTCATGCTGTTGGAACTGGCGGAACGGGTGGTAAACACGAGGGTGGAGAAAATCATCATGGCGGAGGTGGACAAGGAGGTGGGGGAGAGTCTACTAAAAAGGAGAAGAGCGTTCTTCAAGCTAAATTAACGAAGTTAGCGATACAAATTGGTTATGCTGGCTCGACCATAGCAGTACTCACCGTGATCATTCTAATCATTCAATTTTGCGTCTCGACGTTCGTAATCGATGGAAAGCCGTGGAAGAACACTTATGCCGGTGATCTGGTACGGCATTTGATTATCGGTGTTACTGTCCTCGTCGTTGCCGTACCCGAAGGTCTTCCTCTGGCTGTCACCTTATCGCTTGCTTATTCCGTCAAg AAAATGATGAAGGATAACAATTTGGTACGGCATTTGGATGCTTGCGAAACGATGGGTAACGCTACCGCCATTTGTTCGGATAAAACCGGAACCCTGACGACCAATCGTATGACAGTGGTAGAATCCTACATATGTGAGAAAATGAGCAAGACGGTTCCAAGTTTTTCCGATATCCCGAGCCACGttggaaatttattaatacaatccATCTCCATTAATTCGGCGTACACGTCCAGAATCATGCCCTCGCAAGACCCTTCAGAATTGCCGATGCAAGTCGGTAACAAAACCGAATGTGCCTTACTTGGATTCGTAGTGGCCCTGGGCGAAAAATATCAAACTGTTAGAGATGACCACCCTGAGGAAACTTTCACGCGGGTCTATACATTCAATAGCGTTAGGAAGAGCATGTCTACTGTTATTCCAAGGGAAGGTGGTGGATATAGGCTTTTCACCAAGGGCGCTTCCGAGATCATCATGAAGAA ATGTGCCTTTATCTACGGTCGCGATGGTCATTTGGAAAAATTCACGAGAGAGATGCAAGAACGTCTGGTTAAGAACGTGATAGAACCAATGGCGTGTAACGGTCTACGTACAATCTCAATCGCATATCGCGACTTTGTACCCGGGAAGGCGGAGATCAATCAAGTACACTCGGATAACGAGCCAAATTGGGAGGATGAGGAAAATATCGTTAACAATTTAACGTGTCTCGGTATTGTTGGTATCGAGGATCCAGTACGTCCCGAGGTACCAGACGCAATTAGAAAGTGCCAAAAGGCTGGTATAACAGTGCGAATGGTCACCGGTGACAATATCAATACGGCTAGGTCGATTGCCTTGAAGTGCGGAATAATAAAACCAAACGAGGACTTTCTTATTCTCGAAGGAAAGGAATTTAATAGAAGGATCAGAGACAGTAACGGCGAGGTACAACAACATTTATTAGACAAAGTTTGGCCAAAGTTAAGGGTTTTGGCTAGATCATCGCCAACCGATAAGTATACATTGGTAAAGGGTATAATTGATAGCAAGGCAACGACCAGTCGTGAGGTAGTAGCCGTGACCGGTGATGGTACGAACGATGGTCCAGCATTAAAGAAAGCTGATGTTGGCTTTGCCATGGGTATAGCTGGTACGGACGTGGCAAAGGAAGCTTCCGACATTATTCTGACGGACGATAACTTTTCTTCCATCGTTAAGGCCGTTATGTGGGGAAGAAATGTCTACGATAGTATAGCAAAATTCTTGCAATTTCAGTTGACCGTTAACGTCGTCGCCGTTATCGTCGCCTTTATCGGAGCATGTGCCGTACAGGATTCACCTTTAAAAGCGGTACAAATGTTATGGGTTAATCTGATTATGGACACTTTAGCGTCCCTTGCACTTGCCACCGAATTGCCTACGTCGGATCTTTTACTTCGCAAACCGTACGGACGCACAAAGCCGTTAATATCAAGGAcgatgatgaaaaatattcttggTCAGGCAGTTTATCAATTGACTGTTATTTTTATGCTTCTTTTCGTTG GTGACAAGATGCTAGATATCGAAACTGGCCGAGGAGTTGCGGCTAAAGGTGGCGGACCCACTCAACATTTCACCGTCATCTTTAATACCTTCGTAATGATGACTCTCTTCAACGAATTTAATGCCAGAAAAATTCATGGTCAGCGCAATGTCTTCCAGGGAATATTCACCAACcctatattttattctatttggATTGGCACGTGTTTGTCGCAg GTGGTCATCATACAGTACGGTAAAATGGCGTTCAGCACAAAAGCTCTTACGTTAGAACAATGGATGTGGTGCCTATTCTTCGGAATCGGGACGCTATTGTGGGGCCAAGTAGTCACGACTATTCCAACACGGAAGATACCCAAAATTCTCTC
- the LOC124956796 gene encoding plasma membrane calcium-transporting ATPase 3 isoform X9 — MATIDGRPAQYGITLKQLRELMEHRGREGVNKLNSHGGVQEICKKLYTSPSEGLSGSTADIQHRRDTFGSNMIPPKPPKTFLQLVWEALQDVTLIILEIAALVSLGLSFYQPADEEESVSSIEEDEGKYGWIEGLAILISVIVVVLVTAFNDYSKERQFRGLQSRIEGEHKFSVIRQGEVKQISVSDIVVGDICQIKYGDLLPADGILIQSNDLKVDESSLTGESDHVKKGELFDPMVLSGTHVMEGSGKMLVTAVGVNSQAGIIFTLLGAAVDQQEQEIKKMKKEAKKQRKKKSLPGDEGAEITGNSHAVGTGGTGGKHEGGENHHGGGGQGGGGESTKKEKSVLQAKLTKLAIQIGYAGSTIAVLTVIILIIQFCVSTFVIDGKPWKNTYAGDLVRHLIIGVTVLVVAVPEGLPLAVTLSLAYSVKKMMKDNNLVRHLDACETMGNATAICSDKTGTLTTNRMTVVESYICEKMSKTVPSFSDIPSHVGNLLIQSISINSAYTSRIMPSQDPSELPMQVGNKTECALLGFVVALGEKYQTVRDDHPEETFTRVYTFNSVRKSMSTVIPREGGGYRLFTKGASEIIMKKCAFIYGRDGHLEKFTREMQERLVKNVIEPMACNGLRTISIAYRDFVPGKAEINQVHSDNEPNWEDEENIVNNLTCLGIVGIEDPVRPEVPDAIRKCQKAGITVRMVTGDNINTARSIALKCGIIKPNEDFLILEGKEFNRRIRDSNGEVQQHLLDKVWPKLRVLARSSPTDKYTLVKGIIDSKATTSREVVAVTGDGTNDGPALKKADVGFAMGIAGTDVAKEASDIILTDDNFSSIVKAVMWGRNVYDSIAKFLQFQLTVNVVAVIVAFIGACAVQDSPLKAVQMLWVNLIMDTLASLALATELPTSDLLLRKPYGRTKPLISRTMMKNILGQAVYQLTVIFMLLFVGDKMLDIETGRGVAAKGGGPTQHFTVIFNTFVMMTLFNEFNARKIHGQRNVFQGIFTNPIFYSIWIGTCLSQVVIIQYGKMAFSTKALTLEQWMWCLFFGIGTLLWGQVVTTIPTRKIPKILSWGRGQPDDIGAINLGDEKFDPDSDKKPRAGQILWIRGLTRLQTQELFRNTRYRRPPSSPS, encoded by the exons ATGGCGACGATAGATGGACGACCAGCCCAATATGGCATTACTCTTAAGCAACTTCGTGAGCTCATGGAGCACAGAGGTCGTGAAGGTGTCAATAAGCTCAATAGCCATGGTGGCGTGCAAGAGATAtgtaaaaagttatatacTTCACCCAGCGAAG gTCTCAGTGGGTCGACAGCAGACATTCAACATAGGAGAGATACATTTGGCTCCAACATGATTCCTCCAAAGCCACctaaaacatttttacaattagTATGGGAAGCTTTACAAGATGTTACTTTGATCATCTTGGAAATAGCAGCTTTGGTTTCGTTAGGTCTTAGTTTTTACCAACCAGCTGACGAAGAAGAGAGTG ttTCATCGATAGAAGAGGATGAAGGAAAATATGGTTGGATTGAAGGACTTGCTATATTGATTTCTGTCATTGTGGTGGTGTTAGTGACGGCATTCAATGACTATTCCAAAGAAAGACAGTTTAGGGGTCTTCAAAGTCGAATCGAAGGAGAACATAAATTCTCTGTTATAAGACAAGGAGAAGTCAAACAGATTTCAGTATCTGATATCGTTGTAGGTGACATATGTCAG ATAAAATATGGAGACCTGCTACCTGCAGATGGTATACTTATACAAAGCAACGATCTTAAAGTGGATGAATCCAGTTTAACTGGTGAATCGGATCATGTAAAGAAAGGAGAATTGTTCGATCCTATGGTACTTTCAg gcACTCACGTGATGGAGGGATCTGGAAAAATGTTGGTAACAGCGGTAGGTGTCAACTCCCAGGCTGGTATAATCTTCACCTTGTTGGGTGCTGCCGTTGATCAGCAAgaacaagaaataaagaaaatgaaaaaag AGGCTAAAAAGCAGCGGAAGAAGAAGTCATTACCAG GGGACGAAGGAGCAGAAATCACTGGGAACAGTCATGCTGTTGGAACTGGCGGAACGGGTGGTAAACACGAGGGTGGAGAAAATCATCATGGCGGAGGTGGACAAGGAGGTGGGGGAGAGTCTACTAAAAAGGAGAAGAGCGTTCTTCAAGCTAAATTAACGAAGTTAGCGATACAAATTGGTTATGCTGGCTCGACCATAGCAGTACTCACCGTGATCATTCTAATCATTCAATTTTGCGTCTCGACGTTCGTAATCGATGGAAAGCCGTGGAAGAACACTTATGCCGGTGATCTGGTACGGCATTTGATTATCGGTGTTACTGTCCTCGTCGTTGCCGTACCCGAAGGTCTTCCTCTGGCTGTCACCTTATCGCTTGCTTATTCCGTCAAg AAAATGATGAAGGATAACAATTTGGTACGGCATTTGGATGCTTGCGAAACGATGGGTAACGCTACCGCCATTTGTTCGGATAAAACCGGAACCCTGACGACCAATCGTATGACAGTGGTAGAATCCTACATATGTGAGAAAATGAGCAAGACGGTTCCAAGTTTTTCCGATATCCCGAGCCACGttggaaatttattaatacaatccATCTCCATTAATTCGGCGTACACGTCCAGAATCATGCCCTCGCAAGACCCTTCAGAATTGCCGATGCAAGTCGGTAACAAAACCGAATGTGCCTTACTTGGATTCGTAGTGGCCCTGGGCGAAAAATATCAAACTGTTAGAGATGACCACCCTGAGGAAACTTTCACGCGGGTCTATACATTCAATAGCGTTAGGAAGAGCATGTCTACTGTTATTCCAAGGGAAGGTGGTGGATATAGGCTTTTCACCAAGGGCGCTTCCGAGATCATCATGAAGAA ATGTGCCTTTATCTACGGTCGCGATGGTCATTTGGAAAAATTCACGAGAGAGATGCAAGAACGTCTGGTTAAGAACGTGATAGAACCAATGGCGTGTAACGGTCTACGTACAATCTCAATCGCATATCGCGACTTTGTACCCGGGAAGGCGGAGATCAATCAAGTACACTCGGATAACGAGCCAAATTGGGAGGATGAGGAAAATATCGTTAACAATTTAACGTGTCTCGGTATTGTTGGTATCGAGGATCCAGTACGTCCCGAGGTACCAGACGCAATTAGAAAGTGCCAAAAGGCTGGTATAACAGTGCGAATGGTCACCGGTGACAATATCAATACGGCTAGGTCGATTGCCTTGAAGTGCGGAATAATAAAACCAAACGAGGACTTTCTTATTCTCGAAGGAAAGGAATTTAATAGAAGGATCAGAGACAGTAACGGCGAGGTACAACAACATTTATTAGACAAAGTTTGGCCAAAGTTAAGGGTTTTGGCTAGATCATCGCCAACCGATAAGTATACATTGGTAAAGGGTATAATTGATAGCAAGGCAACGACCAGTCGTGAGGTAGTAGCCGTGACCGGTGATGGTACGAACGATGGTCCAGCATTAAAGAAAGCTGATGTTGGCTTTGCCATGGGTATAGCTGGTACGGACGTGGCAAAGGAAGCTTCCGACATTATTCTGACGGACGATAACTTTTCTTCCATCGTTAAGGCCGTTATGTGGGGAAGAAATGTCTACGATAGTATAGCAAAATTCTTGCAATTTCAGTTGACCGTTAACGTCGTCGCCGTTATCGTCGCCTTTATCGGAGCATGTGCCGTACAGGATTCACCTTTAAAAGCGGTACAAATGTTATGGGTTAATCTGATTATGGACACTTTAGCGTCCCTTGCACTTGCCACCGAATTGCCTACGTCGGATCTTTTACTTCGCAAACCGTACGGACGCACAAAGCCGTTAATATCAAGGAcgatgatgaaaaatattcttggTCAGGCAGTTTATCAATTGACTGTTATTTTTATGCTTCTTTTCGTTG GTGACAAGATGCTAGATATCGAAACTGGCCGAGGAGTTGCGGCTAAAGGTGGCGGACCCACTCAACATTTCACCGTCATCTTTAATACCTTCGTAATGATGACTCTCTTCAACGAATTTAATGCCAGAAAAATTCATGGTCAGCGCAATGTCTTCCAGGGAATATTCACCAACcctatattttattctatttggATTGGCACGTGTTTGTCGCAg GTGGTCATCATACAGTACGGTAAAATGGCGTTCAGCACAAAAGCTCTTACGTTAGAACAATGGATGTGGTGCCTATTCTTCGGAATCGGGACGCTATTGTGGGGCCAAGTAGTCACGACTATTCCAACACGGAAGATACCCAAAATTCTCTC
- the LOC124956796 gene encoding plasma membrane calcium-transporting ATPase 3 isoform X6 has translation MATIDGRPAQYGITLKQLRELMEHRGREGVNKLNSHGGVQEICKKLYTSPSEGLSGSTADIQHRRDTFGSNMIPPKPPKTFLQLVWEALQDVTLIILEIAALVSLGLSFYQPADEEESVSSIEEDEGKYGWIEGLAILISVIVVVLVTAFNDYSKERQFRGLQSRIEGEHKFSVIRQGEVKQISVSDIVVGDICQIKYGDLLPADGILIQSNDLKVDESSLTGESDHVKKGELFDPMVLSGTHVMEGSGKMLVTAVGVNSQAGIIFTLLGAAVDQQEQEIKKMKKEAKKQRKKKSLPGDEGAEITGNSHAVGTGGTGGKHEGGENHHGGGGQGGGGESTKKEKSVLQAKLTKLAIQIGYAGSTIAVLTVIILIIQFCVSTFVIDGKPWKNTYAGDLVRHLIIGVTVLVVAVPEGLPLAVTLSLAYSVKKMMKDNNLVRHLDACETMGNATAICSDKTGTLTTNRMTVVESYICEKMSKTVPSFSDIPSHVGNLLIQSISINSAYTSRIMPSQDPSELPMQVGNKTECALLGFVVALGEKYQTVRDDHPEETFTRVYTFNSVRKSMSTVIPREGGGYRLFTKGASEIIMKKCAFIYGRDGHLEKFTREMQERLVKNVIEPMACNGLRTISIAYRDFVPGKAEINQVHSDNEPNWEDEENIVNNLTCLGIVGIEDPVRPEVPDAIRKCQKAGITVRMVTGDNINTARSIALKCGIIKPNEDFLILEGKEFNRRIRDSNGEVQQHLLDKVWPKLRVLARSSPTDKYTLVKGIIDSKATTSREVVAVTGDGTNDGPALKKADVGFAMGIAGTDVAKEASDIILTDDNFSSIVKAVMWGRNVYDSIAKFLQFQLTVNVVAVIVAFIGACAVQDSPLKAVQMLWVNLIMDTLASLALATELPTSDLLLRKPYGRTKPLISRTMMKNILGQAVYQLTVIFMLLFVGDKMLDIETGRGVAAKGGGPTQHFTVIFNTFVMMTLFNEFNARKIHGQRNVFQGIFTNPIFYSIWIGTCLSQVVIIQYGKMAFSTKALTLEQWMWCLFFGIGTLLWGQVVTTIPTRKIPKILSWGRGQPDDIGAINLGDEKFDPDSDKKPRAGQILWIRGLTRLQTQPLIIRRTKHRDKKNSFQLRENQRWYCYLQNIYTHKTCAHF, from the exons ATGGCGACGATAGATGGACGACCAGCCCAATATGGCATTACTCTTAAGCAACTTCGTGAGCTCATGGAGCACAGAGGTCGTGAAGGTGTCAATAAGCTCAATAGCCATGGTGGCGTGCAAGAGATAtgtaaaaagttatatacTTCACCCAGCGAAG gTCTCAGTGGGTCGACAGCAGACATTCAACATAGGAGAGATACATTTGGCTCCAACATGATTCCTCCAAAGCCACctaaaacatttttacaattagTATGGGAAGCTTTACAAGATGTTACTTTGATCATCTTGGAAATAGCAGCTTTGGTTTCGTTAGGTCTTAGTTTTTACCAACCAGCTGACGAAGAAGAGAGTG ttTCATCGATAGAAGAGGATGAAGGAAAATATGGTTGGATTGAAGGACTTGCTATATTGATTTCTGTCATTGTGGTGGTGTTAGTGACGGCATTCAATGACTATTCCAAAGAAAGACAGTTTAGGGGTCTTCAAAGTCGAATCGAAGGAGAACATAAATTCTCTGTTATAAGACAAGGAGAAGTCAAACAGATTTCAGTATCTGATATCGTTGTAGGTGACATATGTCAG ATAAAATATGGAGACCTGCTACCTGCAGATGGTATACTTATACAAAGCAACGATCTTAAAGTGGATGAATCCAGTTTAACTGGTGAATCGGATCATGTAAAGAAAGGAGAATTGTTCGATCCTATGGTACTTTCAg gcACTCACGTGATGGAGGGATCTGGAAAAATGTTGGTAACAGCGGTAGGTGTCAACTCCCAGGCTGGTATAATCTTCACCTTGTTGGGTGCTGCCGTTGATCAGCAAgaacaagaaataaagaaaatgaaaaaag AGGCTAAAAAGCAGCGGAAGAAGAAGTCATTACCAG GGGACGAAGGAGCAGAAATCACTGGGAACAGTCATGCTGTTGGAACTGGCGGAACGGGTGGTAAACACGAGGGTGGAGAAAATCATCATGGCGGAGGTGGACAAGGAGGTGGGGGAGAGTCTACTAAAAAGGAGAAGAGCGTTCTTCAAGCTAAATTAACGAAGTTAGCGATACAAATTGGTTATGCTGGCTCGACCATAGCAGTACTCACCGTGATCATTCTAATCATTCAATTTTGCGTCTCGACGTTCGTAATCGATGGAAAGCCGTGGAAGAACACTTATGCCGGTGATCTGGTACGGCATTTGATTATCGGTGTTACTGTCCTCGTCGTTGCCGTACCCGAAGGTCTTCCTCTGGCTGTCACCTTATCGCTTGCTTATTCCGTCAAg AAAATGATGAAGGATAACAATTTGGTACGGCATTTGGATGCTTGCGAAACGATGGGTAACGCTACCGCCATTTGTTCGGATAAAACCGGAACCCTGACGACCAATCGTATGACAGTGGTAGAATCCTACATATGTGAGAAAATGAGCAAGACGGTTCCAAGTTTTTCCGATATCCCGAGCCACGttggaaatttattaatacaatccATCTCCATTAATTCGGCGTACACGTCCAGAATCATGCCCTCGCAAGACCCTTCAGAATTGCCGATGCAAGTCGGTAACAAAACCGAATGTGCCTTACTTGGATTCGTAGTGGCCCTGGGCGAAAAATATCAAACTGTTAGAGATGACCACCCTGAGGAAACTTTCACGCGGGTCTATACATTCAATAGCGTTAGGAAGAGCATGTCTACTGTTATTCCAAGGGAAGGTGGTGGATATAGGCTTTTCACCAAGGGCGCTTCCGAGATCATCATGAAGAA ATGTGCCTTTATCTACGGTCGCGATGGTCATTTGGAAAAATTCACGAGAGAGATGCAAGAACGTCTGGTTAAGAACGTGATAGAACCAATGGCGTGTAACGGTCTACGTACAATCTCAATCGCATATCGCGACTTTGTACCCGGGAAGGCGGAGATCAATCAAGTACACTCGGATAACGAGCCAAATTGGGAGGATGAGGAAAATATCGTTAACAATTTAACGTGTCTCGGTATTGTTGGTATCGAGGATCCAGTACGTCCCGAGGTACCAGACGCAATTAGAAAGTGCCAAAAGGCTGGTATAACAGTGCGAATGGTCACCGGTGACAATATCAATACGGCTAGGTCGATTGCCTTGAAGTGCGGAATAATAAAACCAAACGAGGACTTTCTTATTCTCGAAGGAAAGGAATTTAATAGAAGGATCAGAGACAGTAACGGCGAGGTACAACAACATTTATTAGACAAAGTTTGGCCAAAGTTAAGGGTTTTGGCTAGATCATCGCCAACCGATAAGTATACATTGGTAAAGGGTATAATTGATAGCAAGGCAACGACCAGTCGTGAGGTAGTAGCCGTGACCGGTGATGGTACGAACGATGGTCCAGCATTAAAGAAAGCTGATGTTGGCTTTGCCATGGGTATAGCTGGTACGGACGTGGCAAAGGAAGCTTCCGACATTATTCTGACGGACGATAACTTTTCTTCCATCGTTAAGGCCGTTATGTGGGGAAGAAATGTCTACGATAGTATAGCAAAATTCTTGCAATTTCAGTTGACCGTTAACGTCGTCGCCGTTATCGTCGCCTTTATCGGAGCATGTGCCGTACAGGATTCACCTTTAAAAGCGGTACAAATGTTATGGGTTAATCTGATTATGGACACTTTAGCGTCCCTTGCACTTGCCACCGAATTGCCTACGTCGGATCTTTTACTTCGCAAACCGTACGGACGCACAAAGCCGTTAATATCAAGGAcgatgatgaaaaatattcttggTCAGGCAGTTTATCAATTGACTGTTATTTTTATGCTTCTTTTCGTTG GTGACAAGATGCTAGATATCGAAACTGGCCGAGGAGTTGCGGCTAAAGGTGGCGGACCCACTCAACATTTCACCGTCATCTTTAATACCTTCGTAATGATGACTCTCTTCAACGAATTTAATGCCAGAAAAATTCATGGTCAGCGCAATGTCTTCCAGGGAATATTCACCAACcctatattttattctatttggATTGGCACGTGTTTGTCGCAg GTGGTCATCATACAGTACGGTAAAATGGCGTTCAGCACAAAAGCTCTTACGTTAGAACAATGGATGTGGTGCCTATTCTTCGGAATCGGGACGCTATTGTGGGGCCAAGTAGTCACGACTATTCCAACACGGAAGATACCCAAAATTCTCTC